In a single window of the Elaeis guineensis isolate ETL-2024a chromosome 6, EG11, whole genome shotgun sequence genome:
- the LOC105047741 gene encoding strigolactone esterase D14 isoform X5 produces MHSNARIIGNGEQTVVLSHGYGGSQSIWDNVVPHLSQSYQLLLFDWNFSGTADDSGKALELSEYTSFTAFADDLISLIDETNRNGVIFIGHSMSGMIGCIASVKRPDLFSHLVLIGASPRYLNSEDYQGGFERMEVETMFTSMESNFQSWAQNFVRLAIGVNDPISIEKVERSFLKMRPDIALGVAKMIFVSDLRDVLGNVEVPCTIIQGTNDMVVPTSVAHYMQHEMKGKAMVEIIESDGHFPQLTAHRMLLEVLDRVLATKDGGSDEGTVKT; encoded by the exons ATGCACAGCAACGCAAGGATCATAGGGAATGGAGAGCAAACTGTGGTGCTCTCACATGGCTATGGGGGGAGCCAATCGATTTGGGACAACGTGGTCCCTCACTTGTCCCAAAGCTATCAACTCCTGCTCTTCGACTGGAACTTTTCCGGTACCGCCGACGACTCCGGCAAGGCCTTGGAGCTGTCCGAGTACACCTCCTTCACTGCCTTCGCCGATGACCTCATCTCTCTCATCGACGAGACGAACCGCAACGGCGTGATCTTTATTGGTCACTCCATGTCCGGCATGATCGGTTGCATCGCCTCCGTTAAAAGGCCCGATCTCTTCAGCCACCTCGTGCTCATTGGAGCGTCTCCCAG ATACTTGAATTCGGAAGATTACCAAGGAGGATTTGAGAGAATGGAGGTGGAAACCATGTTCACCAGTATGGAGTCTAATTTCCAGTCATGGGCTCAAAACTTTGTCAGGCTTGCTATCGGAGTAAATGATCCCATCTCCATTGAAAAAGTCGAGAGAAGCTTTCTGAAAATGAGGCCCGATATCGCGCTGGGTGTCGCAAAGATGATCTTCGTGAGTGATCTGAGGGATGTCTTGGGGAATGTTGAGGTGCCTTGCACCATAATCCAAGGCACAAATGACATGGTCGTGCCCACCTCCGTCGCCCATTATATGCAGCACGAGATGAAGGGAAAGGCGATGGTGGAGATCATAGAGTCGGATGGCCATTTTCCGCAGCTCACCGCCCACCGGATGCTACTTGAAGTTCTTGACAGAGTCCTGGCAACGAAAGACGGTGGCAGCGACGAGGGGACTGTAAAAACGTAG
- the LOC105047740 gene encoding heavy metal-associated isoprenylated plant protein 32: MGRLGFDRVLDCFSLSISPNSCLCMNPMEEKDNLERDALMKSHVEEMLKLRDIVDGSKTLAFHLEPKTVVLRVSMHCNGCARKVEKHISKMEGVTSFEVDLENKRVVVMGDITPFEVLESVSRVKFAELWVTPQPSRSQLLDEGTNTNSTISH; encoded by the exons ATGGGGAGGCTAGGTTTTGACAGGGTTTTGGATTGTTTCTCTCTTTCAATTTCTCCAAATTCTTGTCTTTGCATGAATCCCATGGAAGAAAAAGACAATCTTGAGAGAGATGCTCTGATGAAAAGTCACGTAGAGGAGATGTTAAAGCTTAGAGATATTGTTGATGGAAGCAAGACACTGGCTTTTCATCTTGAGCCCAAG ACTGTAGTTTTAAGGGTGTCAATGCATTGCAATGGCTGTGCAAGAAAGGTGGAGAAACACATCTCAAAAATGGAAG gagtgACCTCCTTTGAAGTAGATCTGGAGAACAAGAGGGTGGTTGTGATGGGGGACATCACTCCTTTCGAGGTATTGGAGAGTGTTTCCAGGGTCAAGTTTGCAGAGCTATGGGTGACTCCTCAGCCATCCAGAAGTCAACTGCTTGACGAAGGCACCAACACAAACTCCACCATCTCTCACTGA